One stretch of Armigeres subalbatus isolate Guangzhou_Male chromosome 2, GZ_Asu_2, whole genome shotgun sequence DNA includes these proteins:
- the LOC134217069 gene encoding UDP-glycosyltransferase UGT5-like: MRLLLLSLTLLVSAVHSYKVLFLVPFPGPSHWLMLKHFIRELTERGNEVTCITSFKFGETIHNYTEVLIDPAYPIRDKFPVSTFFESKSYSNDFKNLFFYWKMGIETSRHGLESRNVQTFLKREDLHFDLIVSEQFFQESWLMFAYKFNAPIVTISTYGYSDFMDRAMGLITPWSVVPHMLLDYEDNMNFFQRSYNLFISTFDYVVREYYYLPKQNEIVKKCFGDLNQQRGSLPSVQSLEKYISVILVNSHPFLAKPRPSKVGLVNVAGAHIRANKPLPGDLKQFMDGAEHGVIYFSLGAYLQSSLIPIEKRNALLRVFSKLKQRVVWKFETNNLDNVPTNVMIRNWAPQNDILAHKNVILFISHGGQFGTFESMHHGVPTLFMPFYGDQHRNAIRAVRSGYARKTLFVDLTEETFMSEISQMVNGKKYYKRAKEISTLFRDTIVDPMNESMFWMDYVVRHNGAAHLKSSAVNLSVVQYLLLDVLGLVVLLILMVIGVVRLFCCSQVRKASIKQKKH; the protein is encoded by the exons ATGCGTCTGCTTTTGCTATCACTGACACTGCTGGTGTCAGCTGTGCACAGCTATAAGGTGCTATTTCTTGTACCGTTTCCTGGACCAAGCCATTGGTTGATGCTGAAACATTTCATTCGAGAGCTGACCGAACGGGGAAACGAGGTGACGTGCATCACGAGCTTTAAATTCGGCGAAACGATTCATAACTATACCGAGGTTTTAATTGATCCGGCCTATCCCATTCGTGACAAAT TTCCAGTTTCAACCTTTTTTGAATCGAAAAGCTATAgcaatgatttcaaaaatttattcttCTATTGGAAAATGGGAATAGAAACAAGTCGTCATGGCTTAGAGAGTCGAAATGTCCAAACATTTTTGAAGAGAGAGGACTTACATTTCGATTTGATAGTTTCAGAACAGTTCTTCCAGGAAAGCTGGCTCATGTTTGCCTACAAGTTTAACGCACCTATAGTCACGATTAGCACTTACGGCTATTCTGACTTTATGGATCGTGCTATGGGCCTTATAACTCCGTGGTCGGTTGTGCCTCACATGCTGCTGGATTATGAAGATAATATGAACTTTTTCCAACGTTcttataatttatttatatcTACGTTTGATTACGTCGTCCGAGAATACTACTACCTTCCAAAGCAGAacgaaattgtgaaaaagtgtTTTGGTGATCTGAATCAACAACGGGGTTCGTTGCCATCTGTGCAGTCCTTGGAGAAATACATTTCTGTTATTCTCGTTAATAGTCATCCTTTTTTGGCCAAGCCACGACCTTCCAAGGTTGGTCTTGTAAACGTTGCAGGTGCTCATATTCGTGCAAACAAACCACTCCCTGGTGATCTGAAACAATTCATGGATGGAGCTGAGCATGGAGTAATTTATTTTTCGCTTGGTGCGTACCTCCAAAGTTCGCTAATACCCATCGAAAAGCGCAACGCATTGCTGAGGGTGTTTTCAAAACTAAAGCAACGAGTTGTATGGAAGTTTGAAACGAATAACCTGGATAATGTACCAACCAACGTTATGATTCGCAATTGGGCACCGCAGAATGATATTCTGGCCCATAAGAACGTGATCCTATTTATTTCGCACGGCGGTCAATTTGGAACATTTGAGTCGATGCACCATGGGGTCCCAACGCTGTTTATGCCATTCTACGGAGATCAACACAGAAATGCAATCCGAGCCGTTCGCAGTGGGTACGCGCGAAAAACTCTATTCGTTGACTTGACCGAGGAAACGTTTATGAGTGAGATAAGCCAAATGGTCAATGGAAAGAAGTACTACAAACGAGCGAAAGAAATCTCCACCTTGTTCCGGGATACAATTGTGGATCCGATGAACGAATCAATGTTCTGGATGGACTATGTGGTTCGCCACAACGGTGCTGCCCATCTGAAGTCAAGTGCGGTTAATCTCTCAGTAGTGCAATATTTGTTGCTGGATGTACTTGGTCTTGTGGTGCTTTTAATTTTAATGGTGATCGGTGTCGTAAGATTGTTCTGCTGTTCGCAAGTGAGAAAGGCCAGTATAAAGCAAAAAAAGCATTGA
- the LOC134210034 gene encoding uncharacterized protein LOC134210034, translating to MRDYLDMGHMRKVTDRQLQEEDSGMEGLYQYKVFYLPHHARPVIQDHLLNLLIRFRKYEVALVGDVEKMYRQVLHDVKDTLRLRILFRFSKEDPFGVYELLTVTYGLKPSSFLATRALQQLAVDEGVEGSPASVAVDKDFYVDDYIGGAASIIEATNLREDLTSLMVKGGFPIRKWCSNHPEVLAGVPEDQLGTSLTITFDLSPDEKVKTLGITWAPKVDQLRFIFNIENEEGEWTRRRILSAIARLFDPLGLISPVVVTAKIIMQQLALLHSVWDAPVPTQLEHKWVDFHRRLSKLTEFSIPRFAFVEDYVDVQLHCFADASDLAYGACL from the exons ATGAGAGATTACTTGGACATGGGTCACATGCGAAAGGTGACGGATAGGCAGTTGCAAGAAGAGGACAGTGGAATGGAAGGGCTATATCAATATAAGGTCTTCTACTTGCCACACCATGCG AGACCGGTAATTCAAGACCATCTGCTCAACCTGCTCATTCGCTTCCGCAAGTATGAAGTGGCGCTTGTTGGAGACGTGGAGAAGATGTATAGGCAGGTACTTCATGATGTCAAGGATACTCTTCGCCTCAGAATTTTATTCCGGTTCTCTAAGGAAGATCCATTCGGTGTGTACGAGTTGCTTACTGTAACATACGGGCTTAAGCCATCGTCATTCCTTGCAACACGGGCTCTACAACAGTTAGCAGTAGATGAAGGAGTGGAAGGTTCACCAGCAAGCGTAGCGGTAGATAAGGATTTTTATGTGGACGATTATATTGGAGGGGCTGCAAGTATCATCGAAGCCACTAACCTCAGAGAAGATCTAACATCGTTAATGGTCAAAGGAGGATTTCCCATTCGTAAATGGTGCTCAAATCATCCCGAAGTCTTGGCTGGAGTTCCAGAGGATCAACTGGGAACAAGCCTCACAATAACCTTTGACTTGAGCCCTGATGAGAAGGTTAAAACGCTTGGAATTACTTGGGCACCGAAGGTGGACCAACTTCGGTTCATATTCAATATTGAGAATGAAGAAGGCGAATGGACTAGGAGGCGAATTTTGTCCGCTATAGCAAGGCTTTTCGACCCTCTCGGATTGATATCGCCTGTGGTGGTAACCGCAAAAATAATCATGCAGCAGTTGGCGCTGCTGCATTCCGTATGGGATGCACCTGTCCCAACACAACTAGAGCATAAATGGGTGGATTTCCATCGCCGTTTATCCAAGTTGACCGAATTCAGCATCCCCAGATTCGCTTTCGTTGAAGATTACGTTGATGTGCAGCTACACTGTTTCGCCGACGCCTCGGATCTAGCATACGGTGCATGTCTATAG